Part of the Mya arenaria isolate MELC-2E11 chromosome 8, ASM2691426v1 genome, AGGGGAAGCGTTTTAAGTTCTTTTTgtaatatctatttaaataaacCGCAGTCTAGTGTCGAGTGTCAGTtagaaatagaattgcagtcaCAGTGATTGCATACTGGCCTAACAGGTTCGGGTTATCACTTTATATCCACGCGGTGAAAATAGCTAGATAAGAGGCTCCGTTGGTTtcgaaatatataaaacaaataatcatcAAGATAATCATATGGCTTGAAAGCATTAACTTCGACGACTGTATTAAGAGCATTGTTCCCTCAGCgtcacatacatttttttccgCATTAAAACGACATTGATCAAATGTATACCAAAGAAATCTAGTTTATCGGAAGATGAATGCAAGTGTCAATATTGTTGTTTGAATTATGTATTGTATAACTATGAATACAGTGTAAATGAACAAATTATGTATGATTGTGTTCGTCCCTGATGGTAGGACCTTAACTcatattacaaatattattttacacgttctttattgatttttcttgtgacattaaataatatCACAGTGTTTGGCTGCCAGGTAACTGTCATTATCATATTAAAGGGAATTCGTTATCAAGTCCTTGATGTAACCTACATTTCGACGCAACACCTTTATCAAGGATTTCCTGTCATAGCTAGATAGGGAAGAAAAGAAAGAGATGTTCTTTACTGCTGTTTATTAGAGAATAAACTAAACAAAGTAAGATATCCCTTATCAGAGATGAAAAAGCACACACTGGACATGCGTGCAAATGCGTCCTTCAGAgaagaaaaaaattcaaaatacacaaatattaaaacaaaccaaGCTTGCGCAAATAAAACCAgttgttttgaataatataatcCGAGTACCAACAAGACAGCACGTGAGCAGCTTACTTAATGAAATATCCTGTAAACTGCTTCGTTAATGAAAATTTCTGTTGAAAGAAAACCTTCTAAATGGAAGCATGAAATGTTCCAGTAAGTCCaagtatttgaaaaacaacaataacaaaaaatacaacaccAGCAAGCGACTCAAGCTTCTTTAGCAAATCTGTCGCCCATTCTGGATCTTCGTCCTTGGGACCACAGGCATTGCAGAGGCCATCACAGATGCTTGGACCACTGCAACAGTCAAATTTACAATCAGGGCAGATTTTGACCGGCCTCATCTCACAGCACTGTTCCTCGGCCCCAGGACACAGCCTGCAGACACACACCAGACAACAACAAGGTAGCGGACACGTGTAGGTACAACATCCTTTAAAGCAGTCACCACAGTCACACGAGCATTGTGTGGCTGTGTACTTGTGTTTGCAGAAAGCCTTCCTGAAAGAGTTTTTTAATTCCTTTACGACCATCCAAATGAGGAGAAATACAGCGTTTTCTAAGTTGACGGTACAGTAGTAGCTGGATACAGCCATAACGATGAGTTGCGGGAGATCTTCCACAACCATTGCGGCAACCGTTTCAACCCATCCGTGTAGAAGTTGAAAACCGTAGAAAATACTGAAGCAACGCTGCTTTATTGATTTCTGTTCCTCTTCACCCTGTCTCTCAGGATCCTCGTCGTTTGTTTCCGGTTGATTTTGGCTTCTATCTTGAGGCAAAGGACCTGGTTGAGCGCTATTCTGTGGCAATTGACTTTGCGATGATCCAGTATCTTCATATTTTGTTCCAGATTTTCTCGCATGGTATTCAAGAACTGTTTCGCCAATGGTGTTTATAATCTGTAATAGCGCATACACGGTGGCTATTCCACAGAAAAGGCCATAAATTGAAGGCAAAAATGGGGCGTCTGCACTGCATTCGACGACATCCGTTTTACTCTTCTTTCCAATATGCCCAAACACGGGTGGCAAATTAATTGTGCCTATCCAGTCGCAGTATTGAAGCCAGTTGAGGGTTTCGTTAAAGATGAGAACGGCGACTGTCAGAACTCTCTTGGCGATGATGGATTCTATCGATGGCGTTATGTATCCTAAGAAGAACGAATAATTATAAACTCTTTTTTCACTGACATcaatataatgtattaaaacattaaatacttCATTTATCTAATACTATTAATGTGATCTGCAATTATACGCAAACGCAGTTAGGTACATATATCATAATTGAGTTTTGAGTTATATCAAACACGTTACAATACGTTTattatactacatgtatgtatgtatgagcTCTAAACAGGCCTAAGTATAGCACGTTAATTTATCATAGTTCTTACTAATAATTGGTGTATTCGCGTCCCTTATAATGACTTGGGTATGAGGTGCATGGTTGTATCCTGGTGCCACTTGGTCATGTGGAGCGTATTGACCGGGTACACTATATCCATGGGACACGTTGCTTTGTGAAGGGAAGTGTCCAGGCGCGTTAAAGTCATTCGGTTGGTAGTATGGATGACCGTGATGGGGAATATGTCCTACATAAGGAATAAATACAACCTTTGAATTACCagttatattattgaatatttattaaatagatGGTTCCTAAAATATAGTAACTGTGCGTAATTATCTTATCTTTGTGACGCTCGTTCATTGCCCTAGTTTTATGTGTAATTGATGTCAACTCTCTTTGATTAATAGTTCTCATGTGAAGTTTTCTGTGTTATAAAACGCAATGCATCGTCACCTTTCTActtataaaaagttaaaaaaaagagCTGATAAGCAAACTATCCCTGCTTGTCGCACATCTCAGCACTGTCTAGTGTGCCCTTGGTTTGGATGTTACAACAAAGGTTTATAATTTGTTTGCTTCAAACTCGAAATGGATGGGAAAGGCCAGttattaaaacgtttcaaaacaTCATACAGCATACAAATTCTTGCAATATTTGAGCTTAGAAATATTACCGACTCAATAAATTGTCAGAGCTTTTTGAAATATCGGTTGCATTTCGGGGGGAAACTCTTACGACGATTACGTTTTGTGTAAAGTGTTCTTGACTATCTAATCAACAATGCCATATATcttattgaatatattgtttGGTATTCAAGTATCTATTGATTAACATTCTggtatgcaaatatttttcattcagGCCATTAGCTAGCTGCCATTTTATATGTTATCAATAGTTAGATATATCTGAACCTTCAAATAACATTATCAATGTGATATTGcgtcaaattaaattattatagttAACATAATCTCCCTTTTCGTCTCGTTTCTCTTTAAGAAAAACggataaaaataatgttaaatatgccTAATGCAAGTagtaatttatttctcaattcgtaaatttaaacaaacacaacatttaaaatagaatatGTCAATCTGCAAATCTGataaaatgctattttgcaaAAGGTGCAGagcatttgaaataacatcTTATACTATCTACAATAATGTATGGATAATGCCTAAGAAATGAAGcacattaaaaagaaatacaatttgacaTCTTGAATACTGtgatttctttataaaaaagaaagtttgcATTATGGCGGCTCCGTTATGAAAATATCACTCCTCCTCCACTAAGATTTATATTTATTCCACCGCATATCTCACCTTGTGAGAGGCCAGGATCCTGCATGTGCGGCGGACCGCCTGGCGACATTTGCTGCATGGGGATAGACTCTTGGCTCCCTTCGGTGTAAAACACTTCCTGTGCATGTTTCTGGGACACCCTCGGGTCGCGCCTGTTTTCTTGGAGACCCTTATCAGATTCTGTAAAGTGCACATATATCACCATAGAGATATAATTTACCTTAAAGCTCAATGTCACATTTTCTCACAAGCCTTTCTCATCGTTATGCTATGTATAAATCTTCAAGACATTCTTATGCTACAAATAATCACTTACGATGCATTCATTGGTgagaattattttgttttaaaatactagattaAAAATAAGGAATTGATTCAATAACGAATATGTTTGTTGTAGTTGACAAACACTgatggtatataataaaacttacCATCACCACGATATCCTCTATTACGGGACATTTTCAATAATGAAGTAATTTAAGTTGAAGTTTTTACTCGGTTCGTTATCAGAGCAGAGTTGATAAGGACGCGCAATCACATCCTTTATAGTAACTCACAACTGGTAAtagacaactgttttatttacacaaaacaTGTGAAAAATGCTAACTTgcaagttttaaaatgatttggggCGTTTGAAGATACCACCTTCAATAAAGACAGTAAGATTGTttggtttgtttaaaaagaatttgGTTATCAATGCGCTTTTTCCCTGTAGAAGTATTGGGAATGTGTACATTAGTGAAGGGGCAGAATATTATAGATCAATCAATGCATTGTTAATGTCAAACGCTTGGAATACCaaattgaagaaaacaaaagaaatatatagaaacttttatttgtgaaaatattaCAAGTACTACCTAGTTTATGTTTGACTAGTGTGCATTGAACattgttaacataattatactttGTGGAGTAGACTAGaagtttaaaatgtaatacattttgttatggcactttttatatgtttataaagaaaGTTACATTGTAAGTGTTATCATTAGTGATATTGtgattatattcatatatagaTAAAACTTATTGTAACATTTCAAGTTTCATAACTCGGTCTACGATATACACATCGGGCCAAAAGAGTGATTAATGTCCAAAATtgctgaaaattaaaaaaatattgaaggcTGTATATTTAAGTTATGTGTAGTTTACTCTACAGCAAACAGAGAGGAGcaatcaaacataattatatagataAGCAATTACAAACCATCCaacttattaacattttatatagcaaGTTCAGGAAAGATAATGCGATGAGTGAACTATCATCAGCGATTGAAGGATAGCCTCTCTTTTTGAACAATCCCAGGTTACTATTGTTCCAGTTAATGTAAGAGGTCACTTATATACACGAGATAGAGTTGACAAAACGCCTCCATGTCTCACTAATTTGAGGACTGTTTTTTCTTGGAAATGCTCCCCGTACAGCCTCACTTAAAATTTTAATCCCAAATAAGCAGATACTAAAACACGGTGTAGGTTTTTCCTAGTTTGAGCCCTCTTTGCCACATCGCATCAAATGCTGATTTCTGATCGAGCATGCTAACATACACTGTTATGTTCGACACCTATTCTTAGAAGTGAGTAGCGGCAGTGACACATCTCAAGTTTTTCTGAATGCCCTATTGTTGGTTTGAAGGAAATAATGGTTGTTTTACTTAGAAAAGTCTATTGAGtacgacttttttgaaaatttaactGAATCATGGCATCAAGAATACGGGACTAGAATTTCCTATTGCCTTTGTATAATGGGATCAGTcaggtgttgttgttgttgttgttgtttttcaattagctgggtatttttctttcttaaggACAATATTAAATAGCGTGATAAGTGCAGATAGTACGCCATCCCCGCCATATATcacatttctataaaaaaaatatagtgtaTATTCCCGggctttttttctttcttttgagGCAGGATCGCACGCTGTACCTCTTTCGCGGTAAAACCCACTGACAAGCACTCcgtatttatttcatattatcaattTGCGATAGTCCGACATTTGCCtcaacacttttacaataagATCTTTTAAATCGTGAATAACATTTCACAAGTATATGCGATGTTAAACTATGAGTTCATTTCAGAAATCTTGCACTTTTCCATGTTTCCAAATCAAGTAGTCCACAACTTACACATACACCATTATTAACAACCCTTATCTGGTTATACCTATTGTCAGAGTTGTGGGACCACTATAGATGTCATTCATCCCAAGTCTTGTGGCTTTTTATGTACCAAATTCCTCTATTGACGACTATCCCATCAACCGGTGGGGGGTGAAAGTTCCCCATTgtctttaaaatgttgtttaagcCACACTTATGTGACGGGGTCAAACTATAAAGCTGCCGTTAAAGGGCGCGGGCAGATCCTTATAAtcttaacaacaacaacacctttTATCCCATATAATTAGACACTTAAACCCAACTTTAAATACtgtaataacaatatttaagacATTTCAACCATGAAAATCGAGACCTCTCCCATTTTATCACACTTCTCTTCACACCGGAAGAAATACAAAAGGTCACACAGGCACATACCAAACTCAAAAGCCCTTGTCACGATGGTATACTGAACGAGCATGTATTACTATGGTGGGCCAGCAACAATTATAGCTCTCACATTCTTATTCAATGCTGTAATAAAGCACGAGTCAACTCCAAACGCATGGGAAGCAAGCATATTGGTCCCAGTTTACAAAGGCAAAGGTAAAGATAAGCGAGACCCATCAAGCTATAGACCAGTATCTCTTATACcttgttttgtaaaatcttcGAAAAGCTCTTGGCCAACAGAATATACGCCaaccctttacttcataaaTCCCTATTTCCTAGTCCCCAGCAAAACTGGTTTCAAACGGGTCTCAGCTGCTTGACAACCGCATTTAACCTCCAGGAAATGATTTATCACGCTGTTGACAATGGTAGTCACGCGTACGTGGCATGCCTAGATCAAAAGCTGCCTTCGATACTATCCGACATCAAGCACTGTTACTTATACTAGGTAGACTAAGTATCAAAGGTAAACCCCTTCGGATTATCCAATCTTCATATAAATCCCTCTGACGTATTATCCGTGTCGGTCAAGCCTTAACGTCCGACGCCTTCGACGTCGTACGTGGCGTCAGACAGGGTGGGGTACTCTCCACATTCTACAACCTGGTGTATATAGACGCGTTATTACGACATCCCTCCAGATGACGTCATGGGGCAAAACTTCTGTCTGTGAATTCCGGAAGTCCCGCATTTGCAGACGATATATCACTCGTCCCTTTTGTTCCTACGACCTCCATTGTATGGTCGATATAGTCTTCTCGTATTGCCAACGTTGGAACATAGAAGTGAATGTCAACAAATCTGATGTAATAGTATTTTCACCACGACACAGCGTCCCCTAAATCCTTATCATGTACGGTGAGCGTATCATCCAACAAGTCACATACACTATTCATCTTGGTAAACTGCAGGATTCAAACTTAAAACTGCACGGACGCTTAACACAATGCATTCAAAAAGCGAAAAATGCCCTATTCTCTATGATCGGGTAGGGTGTCCATCCTTATGGAGTAGGTCCTCTCATTCATGCAGCTTATACCAAAAGATAATAGTCCCGATAACACTTTACGGCTCTGAATTATAGAATAACATGACCGTAAATTACACAAAACAGTCGATCGAATTCAACACTTTGTGGCAAAGAAAGTGCTAGGTTTCCCATCGCAAGTCAGATCTGATATGTCGGAATCCATGCTCAGACTAAACCGCCTTTGTAGCCAAATCGATAAACGCAAActgatgtttttgtataaaattttaaGTTTGTCTCAACATTGTATAACAAAAGAGATATTCATCAGaacattttgtatgtatttggaagacaataattcatttaaacttGGTTTTATCCCGGACATATGCAGAATACTTACAAAGTACAATTTGCAATTTATACTTAATGAGTACCTTATCGCATCATTTCAATTACCACCCAAAACGACATGGAAAAGGATTGTAAATAACTCAGTCAAATTATTAGAACTGCTGGGAAAATCGCACCGCAAACGACTGTgacattatattgttttaaacccTCCATCCTGTAGTCTCGCCTTCCATAGTATATTCTGTTTCAAGAAAAAATTGTATACAGGGAGACACTTAGATTTATAGCAAAATTATGGTGTAGATCAGCTGTGCTTGCGACCAGAACTTGCATTAAATGTGACGGGATATATCAGGAACAATTGACACATGTTCTTTGTGAATGGAAAACTACACACGACTTTTGTGAAACTCTTTCTTCTCTGGACAGTTTTAACTGGTGTTAAAAGGTTTTAGGGGCTCCAATCGAGCCACAACTGGAAAAAGATCGAcacgtcattttttttaaattatgttttaaatttattacacgCTGTTTAAACAGATACTTTTACTAACTATTCCTTAGTAAAATCCAAGCTTTACAATGTGCTGTTTCGTCTAGACTGGAACGACCATGCAAAATAGTgacatatttcatatcaaactgctAGGCAATTTATGGATTATACTAATCAATTAATCCATGTTCACGTTATCTTCcttacataaacaatattatgtagGCCATAACTCGCTGCTGTAAATCGCTTGTATTTCGTTTCGACAAGATTTCCGCATCCAAGCGGCGGATCACATACGACCTTACTATCATGGCAGTCAAATAGactaattttatttacatgtagaATATAAGCTTCTTATTTATACATAGATATGAAGCTTTATCCtacaatatttcaatgaatatatTGACACCAATATGCTATAATTTTGAGCTGCACtatcattgtatatataataccatttatgttatatgtctatcaatgtttgtatatattttgaatatctcCAGCCATGAGGGAAATAAAgatgttgagttgagttgagttcaGTTGTAACATTTTAAGTTTCATAACTCAGTCTACGATATACACATCGGGCCAAATAATGAATACTGTCCAAGATtgctaaaagatataaaaaatattgaaggcCGTATAGTTTAGTTACAAAAACTCATTATCATGGACGAAGTtgtaataatgaaaacattgttttgaaatatgttggATATTTCATGTATTGAACCGTGAATAACCCTTTCACAAGTATATGCGATGTTAACTACGAGTTCATTTCAGATATCTTGCACTTTTCCATGTTTTCTAcgtagaatatatattttagctacagaaaactacagaaacaaatcaAGTAGTCCACAACTTACACATAAACCATTATTACCAACCCCTATCTGGTTAGACTTAGAGCTACGACCCGCTGATAATATCGAGAGTAAATACTGGACCAATGGCAACATGAAAATGTAATTATCTGTCTGTTTCAAGAAATTCTgctatgttttattatcccgcacatgcatattttattggAAGACGGTTGGGCCGCGAAATAAGATGTAGAAAaggaaacataaaaaataaaaaaaatattaatatgaaaagaAATGGCAAAACAGATATGCAAATTAATTTTCTCTATGTATATTCATGTACAGTTGAAAAAAGAACATACATTGTAGGGACAAAATTTCATCGCAATCTCTGGTCTTgaattaattttcatattttaaataataatgcaaacaGGTCGTTGTAACCAGTTCATTTAACCcctaaataaacatattctggACAAAACGTCCAGTTCACAATACAATTTATTGTCAATGAATTGAACACGAGGCTTACTGATTCTTTACAATATCCCATTCTTACAAAGTAATGATTTTAAGAtaaatgatatatcaaatatctaaattacaacaagtcaagACTGGATAAATTCAACCATATCCAATTGTCAGAGTTGTGGGACCACTATAGATGTCATTCATCCCAAGTCTTGTGGCTTTGTATGTACCAAATGTATCTATTGACGACTATCCCATCAACCGGTGGGGGTGAAAGTTCCCCATTgtctttaaaattgtgtttaacaCCTTAATTCCATATAATTAGTCACTTAAACCCAACTTTAAATACTGTAATAACACTATTTAAGACAGTTCAAccataaattaaatattcagATTCAGAAGAAATACGGCCGTTCACCATACCCAGTTTTTATATAGCATATATATGCACTATATTGTTTgaggagttttgtgttgttcttccatgttgcttctttgtgatattttgtttgtgttctatATGTTTGGCATTTACcatgtgccattaaatggggtttatgtttaaacgtttggctactgaccttgtttctgtagtttttcacataagtattggaAAGGAAATATTGTGATTGAATGATGCATTATGGGACTTGAATaagtaattaaacatttcacCGAAGTATTCAGATGTATAGCCTTATCAGAGACCAAAAAAACATGGAGACAAAAGCAAAGCAGACAGACATAAAATCTCAAAGCCCAGATATATGGAATGCCGAATCTACAcactaaaatatttgaagagcTCTTAAGATAACCAGCACTTTTGAATTTATTCCGTCTATGTATCTTAACGCATTTACCCCAAAACATGTGGTAAACCCCTTGCATAATGCATTGATGAAgctttattgaaatgtcttAACTGACAAAGTATAATATATTGGTGCCTTTTTGCATTGACAAAGCGTAAATGAAATGTCTTAACAGACAAAGTGTAACATATGTTTACCTTTTTGCATCCGACAGAATGTCGTGCAAATTGACGCAGGAGGGAGACGACGATGAGCTTGAACAGATAACAGTATTATCAATACTCCGCTTAACATTGAATTTGTTATCTGTCTTATATCTGGTATTGTCGACATTATTTAGATCTTGCTATATAGGTTACATTatgaagataaatattttttcaagtatACTTATGAGTTTGAAGGGTGGGGGGAGTGTGGAAAAGAAACCACAGCCATAAAGTATGTGTACTTCCCATTAGACATACAAAGAGTATAAGTTTGATGACAAGACAATTTCTAAAAGACCCCTTGATTCTTGAATAAGCTTCTTCAAGCATAAGGCACAACTTTCTAGTATAGGGTTTGACAATTCAATACATACGAGCATTTTACGTAAGCTTTACATGTGCACCTATTCTTTCTTAGTAGCCTAATGCATTAACTCGGTATTTTACACAACAGACGGTGATTATAATCACATGGGCAAATGACTTATGGAAAAGAAATTCCTAAGATTACTTTTAGAATTCACATTTTTGTTGCAATCTAACGAAGGTATCTAAAccaagttttctttttaattggCATTTGCTTTAACCGCATAACACCATACGTCTCATTGTGTTACCACTGTGCAATAATTCCCTTAAGATGTCATATCAATAAGTAGATCTGCCTGCGGCCTCAAAACGATAACACATGTATTCCAATTTGAAGACATCTGTGCCAGTTAAAGTGCAGAATGATTCTGCTGGGACATTGATACTTTTTGGTTGTCAATACCTATGAGGGTATGTCATTTAAAGCTCTGGACGCGCCATTTAGTTCACTAACTCTCTCCATTGACATGGTATTTTGATATGATACAATAACGCGGATGGCTGTGTGATACTTATAATTTGCTAAATTAGGCACGATGATATTCATTCACATACTTCATTGTCATCACTGCTAAAGAATGGATTCGTAATGCGTTAACTTTTACCTTGtgcatatatattcaaacaaatttcaatcgtttttaattatcttcttttttaacATTACAGATTTAAAACGCAATTTGACATATTTAATGGCAATTAA contains:
- the LOC128244873 gene encoding uncharacterized protein LOC128244873, whose product is MSRNRGYRGDESDKGLQENRRDPRVSQKHAQEVFYTEGSQESIPMQQMSPGGPPHMQDPGLSQGHIPHHGHPYYQPNDFNAPGHFPSQSNVSHGYSVPGQYAPHDQVAPGYNHAPHTQVIIRDANTPIIRYITPSIESIIAKRVLTVAVLIFNETLNWLQYCDWIGTINLPPVFGHIGKKSKTDVVECSADAPFLPSIYGLFCGIATVYALLQIINTIGETVLEYHARKSGTKYEDTGSSQSQLPQNSAQPGPLPQDRSQNQPETNDEDPERQGEEEQKSIKQRCFSIFYGFQLLHGWVETVAAMVVEDLPQLIVMAVSSYYCTVNLENAVFLLIWMVVKELKNSFRKAFCKHKYTATQCSCDCGDCFKGCCTYTCPLPCCCLVCVCRLCPGAEEQCCEMRPVKICPDCKFDCCSGPSICDGLCNACGPKDEDPEWATDLLKKLESLAGVVFFVIVVFQILGLTGTFHASI